ATCCGTTGTCTTGATGCCGACAGGACCACAGTGTCCACAACAAACCGATGAAGAGCACGGCCAGGTATGCAGACGTACGGAAGTAAGCCAACAAAGGAACGTTGTTTGTTGTTGGTGGAGGATCAGCTGGACCTGGCAGAACTGGTCGAGGATGCGCTTGCCGACGATGGCAGCAAGGTCACGCACGCCGACAGCGTGTTCGAGGCCCTTTCGCTGCTTCGGGAGGGAACGTTCGATGCAGCCATCCTCGACATCGAGCTGGGTGACGGCGTCGTGTTCCCGGTTGCCGATCGCCTCGCGGAACTGGGCGTGCCGTTTGTCTTCGCATCGGCAGTCTATGACCAGGTGGTCCCCGCACGACATCAGAAAGCGCGCTTCATTGCCAAACCTTTCCATATCCCGCAACTGCAGGAAGCGGTCAGTGCGACACTGGCGCAGTCTGACGCCAGGCGAACGTGACCCGCTCTGCCCCCAGGAGAAATTCCATGAGCAAGCTGCCATTCAATCCTACAGGCGATGCCAGCGACCAGGACAAGGCCCACACGCCAGACAAGGTGCGCACCGATCAGAGCTGGAAAAAAGGCAAGGACATGCCGGAGCAGGAAGGAACCGCGCACCCGGACGATTACGAACGGCCGCCCGCTGACCCTACCGGTGGAAAGCCGCGGCACTGATCCAGCACGCGCCCGGCGCGAGGATCAAAGTGTGTTGAACCATTCAGCGTACGGCGTGTTCTTTACCAGATGCCGGTTGTAGTCCTTGCTGCCATCCGACCACCATGCCGGCCCCCGTTCCCCGGGGCACGCTTGGCCGCATCCACTGCGCGCCGGGCCCTGCCAAGTTCCGCGTCATTCCCACTGCGCATCGCCGAATGCACGGCGCGCCGTGCATCCATCAATGCTGCCACCCACCGTGCCCGTTCCACGGCTGAGAGGTTGGGATTGGTGGCCCGCCACAGACGGCCGCGCACCACCAGGTAACGCCGATCCGGGGTCAGTGGCGGTGCACCGGCGCTGTCCATGTCAGCGCTGCTCGACCTGATGCGTGCTGCGCTCATGGGGTCAGCACGATCTTCCGGCAGTCGTCATCCTTGGCATCGAACATGGCATAGGCGTCCGACGCTTGGGCCAGCGTCAGCCGGTGGGAAATGATGTTGCCCGGATCAAGCTTGCCCTCGAGGATGGCGGTCAGCAGTTCCGGCATCAATCCCTGCACGTGCGTCTGCCCCATCTTGAAGGTCAACCCCTTGTCGAAGGCATCACCGAGCAGGAAGCCGTGGATGAAGCCGGCATAGACCCCGGGAATGCTGACTATGCCGCCGCGACGCGCGGCAGCGATGCATTGGCGGATGGCCACGCCGCTGCTACCTTCCAGCTTCACGGCAGTAAGAGCACTTTCAAGCGCACTGCCCTCGGCCTCGAAGCCGACCGCCTCAATGCACGCATCCACGCCACGGCCACTCGTCTGGCTCACGATATAGTCGGCAGGGTCATCAACCTTGCTGAAGTCGATGGGTGTCACGCCGTAGGTCCGCTGGGCGAAGTCCAGACGGTAGGGCAGATGGTCGACCATGAAGATAGTCTCCGCGCCCAGCAGTCGGCAGCACGCCGCACTCATCAGACCAACCGGGCCAGCGCCGAAGATGGCGACGGTCGAGCCCGGCTTCACCCCGGCATTCAGGGCGGCCTGGTACCCGGTGGGCAGGATGTCGGAGAGGAACAATACCTGTTCATCGGCCACACCCTCTGGGATGCGTAGAGGGCCGACATTGGCCTTGGGCACGCGCACGAACTCGGCCTGTCCCCCTGCTACGCCGCCGTAAAGATGGCTGTAGCCGAACAGAGCAGCCGGAGGCATCAGCCCCTTGCCGTTCAGTGCGGCACCCTTGCCCGGATTGGTTGTCTCGCAGGCCGCATACTCGGCCAGCTGGCAGTGGAAGCACTCGCCGCAGGCAATGACGAACGGAATGACTACCCGATCGCCCGGTCGCACCTGGGTGACACCCTTGCCGACCTCCTCGACGACGCCCATGAACTCGTGACCCAGAACGTCGCCGGTATGCAGATCAGGGATCTTTCC
Above is a genomic segment from Stenotrophomonas sp. ESTM1D_MKCIP4_1 containing:
- a CDS encoding zinc-dependent alcohol dehydrogenase — encoded protein: MQALTYHGRKDVRVESVPDPVLAADDDLILRVTATAICGSDLHLYRGKIPDLHTGDVLGHEFMGVVEEVGKGVTQVRPGDRVVIPFVIACGECFHCQLAEYAACETTNPGKGAALNGKGLMPPAALFGYSHLYGGVAGGQAEFVRVPKANVGPLRIPEGVADEQVLFLSDILPTGYQAALNAGVKPGSTVAIFGAGPVGLMSAACCRLLGAETIFMVDHLPYRLDFAQRTYGVTPIDFSKVDDPADYIVSQTSGRGVDACIEAVGFEAEGSALESALTAVKLEGSSGVAIRQCIAAARRGGIVSIPGVYAGFIHGFLLGDAFDKGLTFKMGQTHVQGLMPELLTAILEGKLDPGNIISHRLTLAQASDAYAMFDAKDDDCRKIVLTP
- a CDS encoding response regulator; the protein is MQTYGSKPTKERCLLLVEDQLDLAELVEDALADDGSKVTHADSVFEALSLLREGTFDAAILDIELGDGVVFPVADRLAELGVPFVFASAVYDQVVPARHQKARFIAKPFHIPQLQEAVSATLAQSDARRT